In one window of Terriglobia bacterium DNA:
- a CDS encoding cytochrome c, whose product MKPLKPNGYVLILFAAIVTGIFLVGAARPNFDDPVKSAADKKIEKLIPSLNGADLYRYHCATCHGVDGRGHGPVVPALSVKVPDLTTIAKRNHGEFPADRIRNIISGDEVFFAHGSRDMPIWGPIFHQIENDRDYGNIRLQNVTEHLRSIQQK is encoded by the coding sequence ATGAAGCCGCTCAAGCCCAACGGTTATGTGCTGATATTGTTCGCTGCAATCGTAACAGGCATTTTTCTGGTTGGCGCCGCCCGCCCAAATTTTGACGACCCAGTCAAATCGGCCGCCGACAAGAAAATCGAGAAGCTAATTCCCTCGCTCAACGGCGCGGATTTATACCGCTATCATTGCGCTACTTGCCACGGAGTGGACGGCAGGGGCCACGGCCCAGTGGTTCCGGCCCTGAGCGTGAAAGTTCCTGACCTCACCACCATTGCGAAACGCAACCACGGCGAGTTCCCTGCCGACCGAATCCGCAACATCATTTCCGGCGATGAGGTTTTCTTCGCGCATGGCTCTCGCGACATGCCCATCTGGGGCCCAATTTTCCACCAGATTGAGAATGATCGCGACTACGGCAACATCAGGCTGCAGAACGTCACCGAACATTTGCGGTCTATCCAGCAAAAGTAG